caataaaacacacaaaaaaaacgttgaaGAAGTAATCTCATGTGAAtgcatttaatgaaaaataaaaaaaaacgtgcaatatctgattattttttctattttatttaaaaaaaaagttgagaataatttttgtgataaaacgaaaaatcgtCGTTAAGTTTTCTTTGTtactaatattattaaattagctCATTTTgccaatgaacaaaaaaaaacacaagttACATTCAGGGAATTTCAGAGAACAGCCCTCCGACGATGAACTGTAATTTTAATAGGAATTACCAACAAAAGCAGCTTATTTATATGTGCgaccacacaaacacacaaaacaaatatttgcgcaaatttcatgatattataaattattattattaatatccgTACTCTTAATAacttactaaaatatttaaaccaacaacaacaaaaataaataatgtcaaCGTAATGAttggaaatatttaatgtatCAGTAATTATtataaccaaaaataaaaaaaataaataaaaattgggcttaattgcaacaaaaatgttgaggatgttttaatttttcatcgtttgactacagaaaattcctttttttcatttatttaaaaatttaaattttatattgaggttttaaaaaaatggtaagaaatttttaatggacttaacgttttttttattaaaaaaatatacgaaaataattaaatttatactttatgaaaaatttggaaaaattaaacaaaaaatcttctaaatgacttttgttttcatattaaaatttggtgcaaaattattttttttttttatttttttttcaatttttctaacttttgtctttttaatttttcttcacgcttttatgattttttttcaaaatttttacactattttttgtttttgttttattagaaaaatctcaatggggcaaaaaactttaaaattttatacaaaaaaaatacataaataaattttccaaaatttttgaatttaaggaaagtttttgaatttttaagaattttattaattaccgtaattctttttttacaaaaaatttttaaataataatgctgaaaaaaataaaattacttttcaataatctttaaaaaaatcgttgaaaatttttacaaatgaataaaaaatgtaaaataattaactaaaaaagtcGAGaatgctaatttttaaaattttgtcatttttaatgaaacacaaaatttttttacaaccgaGGTATTTAATTTTCCCCGcccccttttttttaataattttctgttgaaatgtttaaattttatttacatgtttttgaaaaaaaaatcataattttttaattaaaaaatatataaaaatttaaaagttgttaaaattttgaaatttgttgttaaaaaccttcaaaaatgagtaatttttaatttaaaaaacatttttcaaatttatttattcaaatttttttttaaaattaaaacgagtttcaaatttttttatttttgtgaaaaaaaaaatttttagaattattttctttttgaattttttggtatttattttttaactttattttcgttaatattaccgttattttctttatgaaattttctaatattacCGTAATGAAGATAAAgctaagagaatttaaaaatatgttcttttaacgaaaatagaaGTAAGAACTCGTTCTCTTAACATTTTCTGtttcaaattcttattttcaactaaaaattttttgatgttttttaatattatcttaattattttcaaaaaaattaaatagtatttaattgaatgtaaattaaattaaactgttaaaaaaaattattaaaaaatgtaaaaattttaagaaaaattgtgttcttttaacctcaaaattagCCTCTTCCTAATTTGCCTCCTTTTTTTggtttcattgaaatttgaacaatattttttctcttagcattatATACATTACGGTAGTTTAAACAACttaaagttgaataaaaaaaaatgttttttttttaatttttttaactatttttaaaggttttctttatttttgaacatttttctaatttttttgcttactgttaattttttttaatttttgattatagcttttcattaaaactatataaatttttgaaatgtttaataaaacatcaataacaaaaaaaaacattattttagaaattatccGTAACCGCTGCATAAACTTTTGGACAATGTCGTTCCGCCAGCACCCCAAGTGCAGCTTGTGTCCCCTTTTTTAGGTGTTTACTTCCAACCAATCCATGCCAGCAATGAACTGCATAGGCATCTTTCACCATTTCTAACGtttgtgtcaaattttgcGGATTAAAAAGAGGATCTTTCGCATTATATCCAATcggataaaataatttcggcTCTAGAATTTCAAAATCGTAACACGGTCCGCGTTTCatcattttcgtattttttgtaaaacaaagtttttgaaaaactctAGTTAACATTTGTGGTCCATTATACGAATAAAGTGATCCATTGTAGGAACTCATGAACTCTCTCACGAGCATCTCAGCCAAATAATGTCCGTATCCGGTTGAATGAAAACTCATAGCTGCACTTGCAACGAAATAACTGCTTTCTGCACAAGACCATCCAGGTTTCAAGTCCGCCAAACTTTTGAGAACTATGAAATCCGTATCTAAATAAATTCCGCCATATTGGTAAAGAACAAAAAGGCggaaaaaatcactaaaatgCACCGTGGGCcattttgacttgaaaatgTCTCCTTTTGCCAACCACGGATCCACAATTGATCCGTTTGTGAATTCCTCCAACGTTGTGccaataattttgacattcgGATATTCCATTAGAGCTTTTATGAACACGGGATTTTCAGGCAAAGCATTGACATATAAAGCGTATAATGTCACATTAAAGTCAGGGTTGTTCTTGGCAGCACTTTCGATGGCACACGCTTGACGCGAAtccaagtttaaaattttgtctttgggTCTTTTTGATtcaatgaagaaaattgacttgTTCTCCATGGGTTCCATCAAATTCCTGTTGATTTCTTCTGTAGTTTCGGCGAATTCCATCAACTGATTGTCCATGAGAGCATATGGATCTGAATTCAGGGTTGCCACATAGAAGAAAATTCCCATAAGGGAAATCACGAGAAACAGGCGTTTGAAATAGCGACACCAAGGATCGTTTTTCAAAGAAAGTTTCGTCGCTTGATAAAAAGGTAACTTTTGGGTACTCATGATTTTAATTcatgatagaatttttttgatacgaaGTGAATGAAGTTACTTTgggaaatgttaaatttttactaaatcttgtttgaaaaagaattttgtcTTATAAAAAGAGCAcgtacttttttgtttaaaaaaaactagagctataaaaataaataataataattttttttaatgaaaaatgtttagctTTAAAAGTTACTGACCTTTGTTACTAGTCACATAATAAAGCGACTAATATGAAtagttcaaagattttttgaaaaaattataagttttttcatttttaagttatgaactttttaacttacaacccttgttttacttttaattatttttttcatgtttttaaattttaattagttttattatcgttttttagtccgtttttatcttttcatgaaatatttaaaaaaaaataaaaaaaaattaaataaaattctgcgCATCGTTAttactttttgaataataaatattgtcagaaaaattaaaaaatattcaatagtcgaaaattcaatttaaaaagtttactcaattaacattttttttcgcgtataATATTAACTTTGCACTTATAGAAACCgtaattttctgcaaaaactGGTCAAATATAGAATAGAACAAGtgattaaagataaaaaaaatcactcaaggtggttgagttttatttttatgaatcttTATCAGTTAAAAGActtactttaataaattttaaatgaatttaattgaaaactagatttttttaagacgttttttaaaactgaacTTAGATTCttcagcttaaaaatttaaaaacaatttaggccgctccaaatccAATGggacgaaaaaaagtaaaaaaaaaattatcataaatggccgtttttggtgtattttcataatttttcaatatatttttttcaaaaatttttaacttttactcaattttgtttaaaaaataattaaattatgattaaattttcttctttaatttttttttaaatttctgattttatttttcaaaattttttgacagttattttgtatgaatttttttttctttaatttttaatgtgtaatattctgaaatctattttaaattagcaaaattcaaaaaaaataatttaaaaaaaaatatttaaataatagtttaatttttttaattttaatttttttaatagtttaaacttttgtcattttgtatgaaactagtatttcaaatttttttaaaattttatttgtaaaaattttggactttatttttgattttcatttggagcggccttataattaaacatttttttcgtacaaatattaaaatttattattaaaaattcttatgatctttttattcaatgaatttttatttttttcacgtctCTCTAAAGAAGCGCGTGTAGCTTTAAATTATCATatgcatataaaaaaattatcatacaaaaaaaatgaaaattaattcagatcacctttaaaattcattcattcatttaatttatgctagttcataaattattttttttaagatttactCCCATATTTGCTTAAACTTTTATGTCAAagtttatcataaataaataaaaatgcaagtCTTTTGTTTAACATCcactttatttctttatttacattttatttttttaaaaatatttaaccacAGCCAATTTATTTGacgcatttttataaaaaaaaaaacaaaaaaaaaatacataaattatttaatatttgagcaattattaaattcatcaTCATATAAATCTCCGAAAAACTAAACAACAAGACATTGACctaattgaaagttttttttttgctccattgatcatacatcacttttgtgtttttttttttttaatttaagtagcTGGCGATGATCCCCCTTCATTTGCACTAGAGTACTATCACAGAGCTTCACAAGTaacaagtttcatttttttttactttttttcaaggtGACTGctttgaccaaaaaaaaacttgtcgaGCTAACATTCTCGACTTTTTTTCATGCTGCGCTATCGAATTTGCCAGACGGAATGTGCATAcattgcaaataaaaatacgattCCATAGATGATGTAGAACGGCAGCAGTATCAAGCAGGAGAAATAAATTGTTGTCACGAGCACTGCGACGGAAGTGTCGACGTTAGAAAccattatttaacaatttttgtactctttgttggttaaaaattattttttgaaatgattcACCGCAGCTAGAAATCGCTCACCGCACCATTATTTGTCGATTTTTATGTAACATATTTACACTTTGAGTGCCTAAGTCGAACTGacttaaaatacaaaataataacaacattcATGCGCAAAAGAGGCACCTTTAAGCGAAACGTATGTGGCACGAGTAATGACGTATTTCAGACGTATTAACATTTAACGGTAGATGGGCCATcgaaatttcttgatttttttgaatggataGTGGAAGTTGTCATTAAAAAGTTACCAGTTTGACGAGAATATGAATATGGTGAGTAATCAATCGTAGCGAAAATCGCATCAGCCAAAAACAAACACAtgttaacagtttttttttgtttacataatTTTCGTATGAATTTCTATGAGGTATCGGGCGTTCCATTGAAATCGAATGTTGGTTGAAGGTGTGTTAGTGTTGACTTACATTTGGCTCGTACAGGTGGtgtaaatgatcaaaaaaatgcgattttattACGTCGTTGGAAGttattaaagtaataaatatcgCATGTAATTAACGATCAGTGGTGCGGTTACGTACGTTAGAAGGAAAGTTAATTGTTTGTCTTTTGTTACGTAGGTAGGTACATGGAATTTGCGAGACATATATGTAAAGCTCATagttcacattttaaattttagattaacaTAGCAGTGAAAGGTTGGACCTTGTTTTTCGtaatttcgagaatttttcataacaGTTACAATAACTTGTTACTTGTTATCTTGGTCCATCCTtacagaaataaattaaattttttcactcgtGACTTTATCTTAGCGAATACTGGCATTTGACTAACTCCTTGATTTGGTCTTTGGCGACGTACATGTCACTTGACAACTCAATCGCAGCACTTATCTTGTTAAACTTACTCGATGTTGAAGATCGCTGACGATTGTAAGGCGCTCGGTTATGTTAAGGAGACCCATTATTGCTTTGTGAATCAGCAAGAGTGTATTGAAGTTCACATCCAGCAGATTCATATCCCACAGCATTGATTCTACGTTAGATCTGTTGTCTCTCAGGAGAATTGAGCACAATGCACGGTTACAGATTATTGGCAGCTTTTTCAGTATCTCATCGGTTGCAAGGAATAAAATGCTACTGCAATAGTCAATGTGTGGTTGCAGCAAGGTCTTGTAAAGTAGAAGCTTTGTGTCTTTATCAAGTTTATTCTTCATCCTGCCTATGAAGTACGATTTCTTGGTTACTTTCTTCATAACAAACTCAGCATTTTCTTTGAAGTCAAGTTTTAGATCCAATATGACGCCCAAGTACTTCATTCTGTCGACTTTTAGGAGCACTGATTTAtctctttttcaattttcatttgaacgcCTTGATTTGTATTGAATTGTcctttgcttattttttgtttcttcaaaaTAGCAAAGCTGCAATAATTAATGGAGAGtcctataaaaaattcaatgagagTAAATCTTACCTgagatgacattttttttcaattccgattccacttttaaattttttttgcaacatgaTCTTCATGGATAGCCAATAATTACTCCTAAGTTTCTCGTGCATTGATAAATTAGTTATGATTCTTGaggttttgaaaaatcaaatgttttacttttagttcttgcacttttttctaaaaacattttttaactgaaaaatacattaatatttacaaagagagtctaatgaaattttaatagctgctttaaataataaaaattcttgaaagtcatttcttaaaaagataaataaaaaaaataaatttaaatatttttaaaaagtgtcaTTATGACActgttatatttttgtattcttCACATAAAActgcaagaaatttttacgtgCTTCTGATAACAAACAATGGACAACAATTACCATTTCAgtagtttttaaaaagttagtgTTACGGGTTCTGTCTAGAAAAAAACACTCAACTgcatattttttccttaaaaaatggaaagccaaacacttttaaatgaaaatcaaaattctaaaaagttTCTCATCAAAAATACAGGATTTAAGTTTATAAAGAGACTTATTTTAGTCCTAATTTTTGTACTGATTATTGTATATGTGACTTACATGGATTTCCATACTATTCAACATCAAAACCAAACAGttgtacaaaataaaagtCCGTATCAGCAAACTGTTTTATCGACCGATCCACCgattgaaaacaaaacaattttctttatacATGTCCAGAGGCCAAAGGACAAAACTTTGAATCTAATTGCCAGATCAGCTTGTGCCATCGAAAGTGCTGCGAAGAACAATCCGGATTTTAATGTGACTTTGGTCTGTTTCAACGTCATGGATTTAGCTGAAAACAATTCCTTTGTCAAAGCACTGAAGGAATATCCAAATATACAATTTCACAAAACAACTTTGGAAAACATCACAAAGGATTCAATTGCGGAGCCATGGATCTCGAAAGGTCTTAtacaaaaaggaaaatatctGAGTTGGCATACGAGTGACTTTGCGCGCCTTTTTATGCTTTACAAATATGGCGGCATTTATTTAGATACGGATTTCATAGTTCTCAAAAGTTTGGCGGATCTGAAACCTGGATGGACTGTTGCTGAAAGTCGGTATTGGGTTGCAAGTGCAGCTATGAGTTTCCATTCAACCGGATACGGGCATTATTTGGCTGAGATGCTTGTGAGAGAGTTCATGAATTCCTACAATGGATCCGTTTACTCGTATAATGGACCACAATTGTTAACTCGAGTTcttcaaaaagtttgtttCACAAAAGATACGAAGATGATGAAACGTGGACCGTGTTACGACTTTGAAGTTTTGGCTCGGGAAACTTTTTATCCTATTGGTTTTTATGAGAaagacttattttttaatccaagCAATTTGACTCAAGCTTTGGAAAAGGTTAAAGATTCTTATGCCGTTCATTGTTGGCATGGTGGATATCTTGGGGGAGTTCACTTGAAAGTTGGAACTCAAGCAGCTATTGGAGTGCTGGCGGAAAAGCATTGTCCGAAAGTTTATGCTGCAGTTGAAGaacttttttagaaaataaacatAAGCAATAATTCCtttcatttaagttttttctttttaccgcatttcgaagaaaaaatgcggtattaaactcgacttgagGATCCTGAAGGTCTGTGGGCAGCTTCTTTGACTGTGAGGTGTATGAAATTGCgaaagggtcatgaggagtacgaaaatttgaagtgaggagtacaaaattgtgaaatatatGCATTTCAATGAGAAAAGTCTGTAGATTATAAGgagtttgtaaaatttaaatgaggagtatgaaattgtgaaatgaggagtatgaaattgtgaattgaggagtacaaaaaagtgtAGGTATgcaacatcgaaatgcggtatagtatgtcgttctttagacgactactttctctatttttgtttttgctttgaattttctctttttttcgtgtttttgaaatgattttaaatttttagtttaagatTTCGagtttcaattgtttttctgTTTCTTTAAATActgttttcaatgaatttcgttcaaagttttaaatcttgacaaattaaaaaaaaatctttatttttagatggATTTTTGCCGAATTTTTGCATTCTAAACATACCttcgagcaaaaaaatatatttttcaaagttttatgtaatatttgaataataacaaacaacCTGCGTACTAACAGGAAAACTTTTTAGCTTATCATTTTATcacgtttaaaattaaaaacaaagagAAAGATGTGTCCAAACGTGCTTTTGgtgactaaaaatttaaaaataaacattgaaaaatatcttCTTTAGAGTTTGCAGGTTGAAAATAAGTCATTTTTAGTTATACGTTTAAAGAAAAAGCATCACTGATGAGCTCCGAAAAACTGCTAGGCGATGGCGAAACATTCTACAAGAAAATTCGTTTTCGGTACTTCATTAAACGCGTTATCGTGCCATTAATTTGTGTTTACTTTTTAGTTTCGATGATTTCTTTTGATGAATTAGTGAAGAATATGTTTCCAAAAAAATCCAGCATGGAATCAAATCGCCCAACTAGCAACATGTCCATCTTTTTCATCGAATCCAAGAGACCCAAAGACCACGTTCTCAGTCTCAATGCGCGTCAGGCTTGTGCCCTTGAGAGTGCTGCCTTGCACAATCCAGACTTTACCGTGATAATGTACGCTTTGAATGTCACCGACCTGCAAGAAATGCATCCTTACATGAGGGCTTTGCGACAATATCCAAACATCAAAATCATTCCAACAACGATGCAAGAACTCGTAAAAGGTTCCATTGCGGAATTGTGGATAGCTCAAGGAAAAATTGAGGCATCACCAATGCGACGTACGCATCTTTCCGATTTCCTGCGATTCTTTTTGCTCTATCAATATGGCGGGATTTACTTGGATACGGATTTCATTGTGTTCAAAAGTTTGCGAGACTTGACACCGGGATGGGCAGTTGCTGAAACTGGGCATTGGATTGGATCCGCAGCTCTTGGTATGGATGTCAAGGGTGAGAGTCATATTGCCGCCGAGTATCTCATAAGGGAGTTCATGGAGACGTACAATGGAACGATATATGCCTACAATGGACCCGGTTTATTGACACGAGTTGCTCATAAATTTTGTGGtacacaaaatacaaaaaggaTGACACGCGAAATGTGTGGAAATTTTGAGATATTGGAACATGATTCGTTCTTTCCACTTGCGTATAAAATGAAGGAACCAATTTCTGATCCAAAGAGTATGCAGGATGCCATGAGAGCTATCAAAAATTCGTATGGAATGCATTGCTGGAACGGAATGTATGGATCATTTAAGTTGGAAGAAGGATcagcaattaaatttttagtgaagaaGCATTgcccaaaaatttataaaacagtTGATTATGTTTTTAGATAATACGAAATAAAGTTCAATGCCgttatattttgtttgtttttcgtgtttttagtttaaatatttacacgtTATTCCTTCTGTCACGtgcctttaaatatttttagttttagtcAGAGGGAAGTTAACTGACTTATAACTTCAGGGAATATGCTACAGGGCGAATATTTAGAGCGCGAAAAGTATCGAAAAACGCTCTTGTATCAACGGTATTGTCAAATTAGTCTTCATCATTTCGTTTGTGATTTTGTAAGTTGTCACTGCACTCTCATATTTTACCCTCAGAGGTCAAACTAATCCCTTtagggaattttttgaacccccaagggatcaatttgttttgttaaGGGTTAAATCTggtcccttaagagatcaacctgatcccctttAGTAGGTCATTCGCAGACCCAAAACAATTGAACCCTTCATTTTGATcacttaagaggtcaatatgAACCCTTAATAGGTCAATTTAATCGCTTCAAGGGATCAATTTCATTCCTTCAAAAGGTCAACTCGATTCCTTCAAGAAGTCAAATTGGCCTCTAAAGGGTTCATATTGATTTCTAAGATTTCAGAATGATCTCTTGaaggtttcaattttttgggtctGCAGATCACCAACTCAAAAGTGGGTTaggttgatctcttaagggaccAGATTTAAGCCTTAACGAAACAAATTGATTCCTTGGGGGTTCAAAAActtcccttaagggatcaatttggcTTATGACGGGTCAACCTGACCCATAAGGGTTTAATCTGACCAGTTTTTCGCCCAAAGAAGATTCAAATCAGAAAGCTTCAGGATACGATATTTCTCATATATTTGTGTTGTAGCTCTATAAATTCGCTCAGCTCTCCCAGAAggtcccaaaaatttttctaaaagatcttggtaaattttaagcaagattggagtcagaaaagtttCTCATGATTTCGAGCCTTggtgctgaaaaaaattcaaaacaaatgaaaaagtaGAACAGAGTTACATGCCTTTAAgtatttcattgtttttgctGTCATACTTCTTTTTTACTTGcctttacttttttgtatatttcttctatggcgccatccatttacggcgtcggaagtTTTTCTTATAGTTGGGTCCAGAATTTCCGATGGATTTCGACGTAGGGCAATCCGCCGCAGGGAGGGCATGCTAGATTGCACAAATCGGGTTACCCTAAGAAAATAATACGACGTcgttttataaattcttttaggctataattaaattttttgtttcaatttgtcaCTAATATTTAACcgcttcaaactttttccaaACAAACTTACTGAGaaacatgtacaatttttcacaaaatttccatataaatttgagctaatttttaacaatttctttgaaa
The sequence above is drawn from the Culicoides brevitarsis isolate CSIRO-B50_1 chromosome 1, AGI_CSIRO_Cbre_v1, whole genome shotgun sequence genome and encodes:
- the LOC134837610 gene encoding lactosylceramide 4-alpha-galactosyltransferase-like; this translates as MDFHTIQHQNQTVVQNKSPYQQTVLSTDPPIENKTIFFIHVQRPKDKTLNLIARSACAIESAAKNNPDFNVTLVCFNVMDLAENNSFVKALKEYPNIQFHKTTLENITKDSIAEPWISKGLIQKGKYLSWHTSDFARLFMLYKYGGIYLDTDFIVLKSLADLKPGWTVAESRYWVASAAMSFHSTGYGHYLAEMLVREFMNSYNGSVYSYNGPQLLTRVLQKVCFTKDTKMMKRGPCYDFEVLARETFYPIGFYEKDLFFNPSNLTQALEKVKDSYAVHCWHGGYLGGVHLKVGTQAAIGVLAEKHCPKVYAAVEELF
- the LOC134837611 gene encoding lactosylceramide 4-alpha-galactosyltransferase-like, which produces MSSEKLLGDGETFYKKIRFRYFIKRVIVPLICVYFLVSMISFDELVKNMFPKKSSMESNRPTSNMSIFFIESKRPKDHVLSLNARQACALESAALHNPDFTVIMYALNVTDLQEMHPYMRALRQYPNIKIIPTTMQELVKGSIAELWIAQGKIEASPMRRTHLSDFLRFFLLYQYGGIYLDTDFIVFKSLRDLTPGWAVAETGHWIGSAALGMDVKGESHIAAEYLIREFMETYNGTIYAYNGPGLLTRVAHKFCGTQNTKRMTREMCGNFEILEHDSFFPLAYKMKEPISDPKSMQDAMRAIKNSYGMHCWNGMYGSFKLEEGSAIKFLVKKHCPKIYKTVDYVFR